From the Thermococcus sp. 18S1 genome, one window contains:
- a CDS encoding Mov34/MPN/PAD-1 family protein, with product MEVVRIRRELLEYLLELAREFYPNEFAGFLREKDGVFEEVLIAPNPHFGTSSAFFDTWMLPYDESIKGTVHSHPGPSAWPSQADLHFFSKFGGVHLIIAYPFTEDAVRAYSSSGERIRMEIVD from the coding sequence ATGGAAGTCGTGAGAATAAGAAGGGAGCTGCTCGAATACCTGCTGGAGCTGGCGCGCGAGTTCTACCCAAACGAGTTCGCCGGATTCCTGAGGGAGAAGGACGGGGTTTTCGAGGAGGTTCTCATAGCCCCCAACCCGCACTTCGGCACGAGTTCGGCTTTCTTCGACACCTGGATGCTGCCCTATGACGAGAGCATAAAGGGAACCGTTCACTCACATCCCGGCCCGAGCGCCTGGCCCTCACAGGCGGACCTCCACTTCTTCTCGAAGTTCGGGGGCGTTCACCTGATAATAGCGTACCCCTTCACGGAAGACGCCGTTAGAGCATACTCAAGCAGCGGCGAGCGCATCAGGATGGAGATAGTGGACTAA
- a CDS encoding MazG nucleotide pyrophosphohydrolase domain-containing protein, whose translation MNEHQEKVDRLVREFGGYWGPFEMLAALMEEVGELADELLKVEGVKGAGEKERLEEEIGDVVFALACIANYYGVDLLNALEKSVNKYQVRDKNRWGEPDEDIEG comes from the coding sequence GTGAACGAGCACCAGGAAAAAGTTGACAGGCTCGTTAGGGAGTTCGGCGGCTACTGGGGCCCCTTTGAGATGCTCGCGGCGCTGATGGAGGAGGTCGGCGAGCTGGCCGATGAGCTTCTGAAGGTCGAGGGTGTCAAAGGCGCCGGGGAGAAGGAACGTCTGGAGGAGGAAATCGGCGACGTGGTCTTCGCACTCGCCTGCATCGCGAACTATTATGGCGTCGACCTCCTCAACGCGCTGGAGAAAAGCGTGAACAAGTACCAGGTTCGCGACAAGAACCGATGGGGAGAACCCGATGAGGACATTGAGGGATAA
- the sufC gene encoding Fe-S cluster assembly ATPase SufC, with protein sequence MLKVENLHVSVEGKAILKGLTLTVNFGEFHVVMGPNGSGKSTLALTIAGHPRYSVEGGRILFDGEDITSLGPDERAKRGIMLAFQHPHEVEGVRIIEFLQQVLIETKGVDPVEAYDRIVKKAEELWFREEDLHRHVNVGFSGGERKRLELLQALLIEPKLLILDEPDSGVDVDSLSVISRKIEELHQRGTAVLLVTHYGRILGHLDREKLRVHVMRDGRIVKTGSGELVERIESEGFGRIFEEVGE encoded by the coding sequence ATGCTCAAAGTTGAGAACCTTCACGTCTCGGTTGAGGGCAAGGCCATACTCAAAGGCCTCACCCTTACGGTGAATTTCGGTGAGTTTCACGTTGTCATGGGGCCGAACGGCTCGGGAAAATCCACTTTGGCCCTCACAATAGCGGGTCATCCCAGGTACTCCGTGGAGGGTGGAAGGATACTCTTCGACGGGGAGGATATAACCAGCCTTGGCCCCGACGAGAGGGCCAAGAGGGGAATAATGCTGGCCTTCCAGCACCCCCACGAGGTCGAGGGCGTTAGAATCATCGAGTTCCTCCAGCAGGTTCTAATTGAGACGAAGGGCGTTGATCCCGTAGAGGCCTATGATAGGATAGTCAAAAAAGCGGAGGAGCTGTGGTTCAGGGAAGAGGATCTCCACCGCCACGTTAACGTTGGCTTCTCCGGTGGCGAGAGGAAGCGGCTTGAGCTTCTCCAGGCGCTTCTCATAGAGCCGAAGCTTCTTATCCTTGACGAGCCCGACAGCGGCGTTGACGTTGACTCCCTGAGCGTCATCAGCAGAAAGATAGAGGAGCTGCATCAGCGCGGCACGGCCGTGCTCCTCGTCACTCACTACGGCAGGATACTCGGACACCTCGACAGGGAGAAGCTCAGGGTTCACGTCATGAGGGACGGCAGGATAGTAAAGACCGGAAGCGGTGAGCTGGTGGAGAGAATAGAGAGCGAGGGCTTCGGCAGGATATTCGAGGAGGTGGGAGAATGA
- the hydA gene encoding NADPH-dependent hydrogenase/sulfhydrogenase 1 subunit alpha, which yields MKNLYLPITVDHIARVEGKGGVEIVVGDDGVKEVKLNIIEGPRFFEAITVGKKLDEALAVYPRICSFCSAAHKLTAVEAAEKAIGFTPREEIQALREVLYIGDMIESHALHLYLLVLPDYLGYSNPLKMVDEYKKEIGIALDLKNLGSWMMDELGARAIHQENVVLGGFGKLPDKTTLETMKKRLQEALPKAEYTFELFSKLEQYEEVEGPIIHLAVKPRGDVYGIYGDYIKVSDGFEFPVEDYKKHIVEKVVEHSFAKHSFYQGEKPFMVGALPRLVNNADTLYGRARELYESHRDLLRPTNPFANNLAQALELVYFTERAIDLIDEALAKWPVAPRDRVEVKNGFGVSSTEAPRGIVTYALEVKDGRVAYADIITPTAYNFAMMEVHVRMMAEKHYNDDPERLKYLTEMVVRAYDPCISCSVHVARL from the coding sequence ATGAAAAACCTCTACCTTCCCATCACCGTTGATCACATAGCGCGCGTTGAGGGCAAGGGCGGCGTTGAGATAGTCGTTGGAGACGATGGTGTCAAGGAAGTCAAGCTCAACATCATAGAGGGCCCGAGGTTCTTTGAGGCCATAACTGTGGGCAAGAAGCTCGACGAGGCGTTAGCCGTCTACCCGAGAATATGCTCATTCTGTTCAGCCGCCCACAAGCTCACCGCGGTTGAAGCCGCTGAGAAGGCGATAGGCTTCACCCCGCGCGAGGAAATCCAGGCCCTCAGGGAGGTCCTCTACATCGGCGACATGATAGAGAGCCACGCGCTCCATCTGTACCTCCTCGTCCTCCCGGACTACCTCGGATACTCCAACCCGCTCAAGATGGTGGATGAGTACAAGAAGGAGATAGGCATAGCCCTCGACCTAAAGAACCTCGGAAGCTGGATGATGGACGAACTCGGAGCGAGGGCGATACACCAGGAGAACGTGGTCCTCGGAGGCTTCGGCAAACTGCCCGACAAGACCACCCTCGAGACCATGAAGAAGCGCCTTCAGGAGGCTCTTCCTAAGGCGGAGTACACCTTCGAGCTGTTCTCCAAGCTCGAGCAGTACGAAGAGGTCGAGGGGCCGATAATCCACCTGGCAGTAAAGCCGAGAGGAGACGTCTACGGCATCTACGGCGACTACATCAAGGTGAGCGACGGCTTCGAGTTCCCGGTCGAGGACTACAAGAAGCACATCGTCGAGAAGGTCGTCGAGCACAGCTTCGCCAAGCACAGCTTCTACCAGGGAGAGAAGCCCTTCATGGTCGGTGCGCTTCCGAGGCTGGTTAACAACGCAGATACACTCTACGGAAGGGCCAGGGAGCTCTACGAGAGCCACAGGGACCTGCTCAGGCCGACCAACCCCTTCGCGAACAACCTCGCCCAGGCGCTTGAGCTGGTCTACTTCACGGAGAGAGCGATAGACCTCATAGATGAGGCCCTCGCCAAGTGGCCGGTAGCGCCGAGGGATAGGGTTGAGGTGAAGAACGGTTTCGGTGTCAGCTCTACCGAGGCCCCGCGCGGAATCGTCACCTACGCCCTCGAGGTCAAGGACGGAAGGGTCGCCTACGCGGACATAATCACCCCAACGGCCTACAACTTCGCCATGATGGAGGTCCACGTCAGGATGATGGCGGAGAAGCACTACAACGACGATCCGGAGAGGCTCAAGTACCTCACCGAGATGGTCGTTCGCGCCTACGACCCGTGCATCTCCTGTTCGGTGCACGTGGCGAGGCTTTAG
- a CDS encoding hydrogenase maturation protease → MRTLILALGNELMKDDGIGLKAGRILAEKGYNVLDVGTDIFMLSAHYKGEERLIIIDAILSEKFRPGEIIHLSGEEVFEKLKAEIRSAHFMGAIDGLKLLMVMDERLAKADIHFIGVVAKEIDLGMELTEEVENALPRVVELVEELCKE, encoded by the coding sequence ATGAGGACGTTGATTCTCGCACTCGGCAACGAACTGATGAAGGACGATGGAATCGGACTGAAGGCCGGCAGAATACTCGCGGAGAAGGGGTACAACGTCCTCGACGTTGGCACGGACATATTCATGCTCTCCGCTCACTACAAAGGCGAGGAGAGGCTGATAATCATAGACGCCATCCTGAGCGAGAAGTTTCGGCCGGGCGAGATAATTCACCTAAGTGGCGAGGAGGTCTTCGAGAAGCTGAAGGCCGAGATAAGGAGCGCCCACTTCATGGGGGCAATAGACGGGCTCAAACTCCTGATGGTTATGGATGAGCGCCTCGCCAAGGCGGATATACACTTCATTGGCGTCGTGGCCAAGGAGATAGACCTCGGGATGGAGCTCACCGAGGAAGTTGAAAATGCCCTGCCGAGGGTCGTCGAGCTGGTTGAGGAACTATGCAAAGAATGA
- a CDS encoding Lrp/AsnC family transcriptional regulator — MADKINGIDIRILKLLSRNARLTYKELAEILGTTRQRISRRMDRLERNGVIKKYTVIPDYDALGYVHVILGITLKPSVNIDEIIPILVEDENIKIVQRAIGSHSLVVHIVGPKDMKELERIIAEVSRKIPGIDKLDITFVTETVKFEVL; from the coding sequence ATGGCGGATAAAATAAACGGAATCGACATCCGCATTTTAAAGCTTCTCTCAAGGAATGCCCGCCTTACCTATAAGGAGCTCGCTGAGATTCTCGGCACCACCAGACAGAGGATATCAAGGAGAATGGACCGCCTTGAGAGAAACGGCGTTATAAAGAAGTACACAGTCATACCCGACTACGATGCCCTTGGCTACGTCCACGTGATCCTCGGAATAACCCTCAAGCCGTCGGTCAACATCGACGAGATAATCCCCATCCTGGTCGAGGATGAGAACATCAAGATAGTCCAGCGTGCCATCGGCTCCCACAGCCTGGTCGTCCACATAGTTGGGCCGAAGGACATGAAGGAGCTCGAGAGAATCATCGCAGAGGTCTCCAGGAAGATACCCGGAATCGACAAGCTTGACATAACCTTCGTGACCGAGACCGTTAAGTTCGAGGTTCTTTGA
- a CDS encoding SufD family Fe-S cluster assembly protein: MSAHSDSVTIQEAKEIIAQEIENLARRNKEPEWMTRIRYKALEAFERAPHRDPIISEEELLKFIAKPDIAGVPENIESLDDLPPEMKALLDRLGISEVEQKYVAGLAVQTDTGVIYNEFLKEWAKKGLIVLPMEEAVKKYPDVVKRHFLQLFRADESKMAAYHTAVWNGGIFLYVKEGLKVPFPLHLFFLIQESALAQAPHIIIIAEKNTEFHLIEGCTAPVLVKHSLHLDMTEAYLHEGARAQLTVLQNWPEYVHTRPMTRARIGKGARFINTTVGLGTGRSNIANPKYWVDENGYVELNGIILGQKDWYVDLGGEMYLQGRGAAGINASKAVIMDESTVITRGIIRAEAPKTKGHISCDALLMSDKAAMETYPGLVSRVDDAELSHEAAIGKIREEELFYLMSRGLSEEKATQLIVKGFLEPMLKDIPMEFLVEIRKIIELAVSGGM; this comes from the coding sequence ATGAGCGCTCATTCTGACTCCGTGACCATTCAGGAGGCCAAGGAGATCATAGCACAGGAGATAGAGAACCTGGCACGCAGGAACAAGGAACCGGAGTGGATGACGAGGATAAGGTACAAGGCACTTGAAGCGTTCGAAAGGGCCCCCCACAGGGATCCCATAATCAGCGAGGAGGAACTGCTTAAGTTCATCGCCAAGCCCGATATAGCCGGCGTTCCCGAGAACATCGAGAGCCTCGACGACCTGCCTCCGGAGATGAAGGCCCTCCTCGACAGGCTGGGCATAAGCGAGGTTGAGCAGAAGTACGTAGCCGGACTGGCCGTTCAGACGGACACCGGCGTTATTTACAACGAGTTCCTCAAGGAGTGGGCGAAGAAGGGTCTCATAGTTCTGCCGATGGAAGAGGCGGTTAAAAAATACCCCGATGTTGTTAAACGACATTTCCTCCAGCTTTTCCGTGCGGATGAGAGCAAAATGGCCGCTTATCACACGGCAGTATGGAACGGCGGAATTTTCCTCTACGTCAAGGAAGGCCTTAAAGTTCCGTTCCCGCTGCACCTGTTCTTCCTGATTCAGGAGAGCGCGCTGGCCCAGGCGCCGCACATAATCATAATCGCCGAGAAGAACACGGAGTTCCATCTCATCGAGGGCTGCACCGCACCGGTTCTTGTCAAGCACTCCCTCCACCTCGACATGACAGAGGCGTATCTCCACGAAGGCGCAAGGGCCCAGCTGACAGTCCTCCAGAACTGGCCGGAGTACGTTCACACGAGGCCGATGACCAGGGCGAGGATCGGTAAAGGGGCGCGCTTCATCAACACCACCGTTGGCCTCGGAACGGGCAGGAGCAACATAGCCAACCCCAAGTACTGGGTGGACGAGAACGGCTATGTCGAGCTTAACGGAATAATCCTCGGCCAGAAGGACTGGTACGTTGACCTGGGCGGAGAGATGTACCTCCAGGGTAGAGGCGCCGCCGGTATAAACGCGAGCAAGGCTGTCATAATGGATGAGAGCACCGTAATAACCCGGGGCATAATAAGGGCAGAGGCTCCAAAAACCAAAGGGCACATAAGCTGCGACGCACTGCTGATGAGCGATAAAGCGGCGATGGAGACCTATCCTGGACTCGTCAGCAGGGTCGATGACGCCGAGCTGAGCCACGAAGCCGCGATAGGCAAGATACGTGAGGAGGAGCTGTTCTACCTCATGTCAAGAGGTCTCAGCGAGGAGAAGGCGACCCAGCTAATCGTCAAGGGCTTCCTCGAGCCGATGCTCAAGGACATCCCGATGGAGTTCCTCGTGGAGATAAGGAAGATTATCGAACTGGCCGTGAGCGGGGGCATGTGA
- the hydD gene encoding NADPH-dependent hydrogenase/sulfhydrogenase 1 subunit delta, with protein sequence MEGKVRIGFYALTSCYGCQLQLAMMDEILQLLPHAEIVCWFMLERDSYEDEPVDIAFIEGSVSTEEEVELVKKIRENAKIVVAVGSCAVHGGVQSWEKDKSLEELWKTVYGDGKVKFEPKMAEPVENYIKVDYRIYGCPPEKKDFLYALGTFLVGSWPEDIDYPVCVECRLNGHPCILIEKGEPCLGPITRAGCDARCPGFGVACIGCRGAIGYDVAWFDSLAKTFKEKGLTKEEILQRMKMFNAHNPKLEEMVEKIFQGVEE encoded by the coding sequence ATGGAAGGAAAGGTCAGAATTGGGTTTTACGCTCTCACCTCATGCTACGGCTGTCAGCTCCAGCTGGCCATGATGGACGAGATACTCCAGCTGCTCCCGCACGCTGAAATCGTCTGCTGGTTCATGCTTGAGCGCGACAGCTACGAAGACGAGCCGGTGGACATAGCCTTCATCGAGGGAAGCGTCTCCACCGAGGAGGAGGTCGAGCTCGTCAAGAAGATACGCGAGAACGCGAAGATAGTGGTTGCCGTTGGCTCCTGTGCAGTCCACGGCGGCGTGCAGAGCTGGGAGAAGGACAAGAGCCTTGAGGAGCTTTGGAAGACCGTCTACGGCGATGGGAAGGTCAAGTTCGAGCCGAAGATGGCAGAGCCGGTAGAGAACTACATCAAGGTTGACTACCGCATCTACGGCTGCCCGCCGGAGAAGAAGGACTTCCTCTACGCCCTCGGCACCTTCCTCGTCGGCTCGTGGCCGGAGGACATAGACTACCCCGTCTGTGTCGAGTGCAGGCTGAACGGACACCCGTGCATACTAATAGAGAAAGGCGAGCCGTGCCTTGGCCCCATAACGAGAGCCGGCTGTGACGCCCGCTGTCCGGGCTTCGGAGTGGCGTGCATTGGCTGCAGGGGAGCGATAGGCTACGACGTTGCCTGGTTCGATTCCCTGGCCAAGACGTTCAAGGAGAAGGGACTCACAAAGGAGGAGATACTCCAGCGCATGAAGATGTTCAACGCCCACAACCCGAAGCTCGAGGAAATGGTTGAGAAGATATTCCAGGGGGTGGAAGAATGA
- a CDS encoding RidA family protein, translating into MKKETVFTERAPRPIGPYSQGIIAEGRLLFVSGQIPINPETGELVEGDIEEQARVALENLLAVVEAAGGSAENVVKVTVYIKNMADYARFNEVYNRYFSSSKPARAVVEVSNLPKGVTVEIEAIAVL; encoded by the coding sequence ATGAAAAAGGAAACCGTCTTTACCGAGAGGGCCCCCAGGCCGATAGGTCCCTACAGCCAGGGAATCATTGCGGAAGGGAGGCTCCTCTTCGTCTCAGGACAGATACCGATAAACCCCGAAACAGGGGAACTTGTGGAGGGAGACATAGAGGAGCAGGCCAGGGTGGCCCTTGAGAACCTCTTGGCGGTGGTCGAGGCCGCCGGGGGAAGCGCCGAGAACGTGGTGAAGGTCACGGTTTACATCAAGAACATGGCTGACTACGCCAGGTTCAACGAGGTTTACAACCGCTACTTCTCCAGCTCCAAGCCCGCCAGGGCGGTTGTTGAAGTCTCAAACCTGCCCAAGGGCGTGACGGTTGAGATAGAGGCCATCGCCGTCCTCTGA
- a CDS encoding DUF92 domain-containing protein, with the protein MLERIAVDLAVVAGLGLGSYRFKALDAKGAAAAAALGLVVIELGGIYPFLAMVAFVVIGVLATKYRFMEKARLGTAQSRNGVRSWGNVLGNGLAAAIFLAFEYLSQMDVFWAATFAAIATANGDTLASELGKVFGRSPKLITNFKPAKPGTNGAVSWAGELFALTGALAIALFALPLTSDKGPMLLAVTLGGFIGVNLDSLIGATLENEGITNNNSTNFLASLLGGFVGAGLFYLLGGA; encoded by the coding sequence ATGCTCGAAAGAATCGCCGTGGACTTGGCAGTGGTCGCTGGGCTGGGCCTCGGCTCGTACAGGTTCAAGGCCCTCGACGCAAAGGGTGCCGCAGCGGCGGCGGCGCTGGGGCTTGTCGTCATAGAGCTCGGCGGGATTTATCCGTTCCTGGCCATGGTGGCCTTCGTTGTCATCGGCGTTCTTGCAACTAAATACAGGTTTATGGAGAAGGCCAGACTCGGCACGGCTCAAAGCAGAAATGGAGTCCGGAGCTGGGGCAACGTCCTCGGAAACGGACTCGCTGCCGCCATCTTTCTCGCCTTCGAGTATCTGTCCCAGATGGATGTTTTCTGGGCGGCCACGTTCGCGGCCATCGCAACAGCAAACGGGGATACCCTCGCCAGCGAGCTTGGAAAGGTCTTCGGAAGAAGCCCGAAACTGATAACCAACTTTAAACCCGCCAAGCCTGGAACCAACGGCGCTGTATCATGGGCAGGCGAGCTCTTCGCCCTCACCGGAGCGCTGGCGATAGCACTGTTTGCCCTCCCCTTGACCTCGGACAAGGGCCCCATGCTTCTCGCGGTGACCCTGGGCGGTTTCATCGGGGTCAACCTGGATAGCCTAATAGGCGCCACCCTGGAGAACGAAGGCATCACCAACAACAACTCCACCAATTTCCTGGCCTCACTCCTGGGCGGCTTCGTGGGCGCTGGCCTGTTCTACCTCCTCGGAGGAGCGTGA
- the lonB gene encoding ATP-dependent protease LonB has product MGDKEKIEEALAPREYGESLELGVDFSTTEEIKVPEKLIDQVIGQEHAVEVIRTAANQKRHVLLIGEPGTGKSMLGQAMAELLPTENLEDILVFPNQEDENMPKIKTVPACQGRRIIEKYREKAKGQESIKSYILLFVMFTVMLALFIDFNATTLLMGLFVVILTIMALSNMRLKGSVLVPKLLVDNCGRTKAPFIDATGAHAGALLGDVRHDPFQSGGLGTPAHERVEPGMIHRAHKGVLFIDEVATLSLKMQQSLLTAMQEKRFPITGQSEMSSGAMVRTEPVPCDFVLVAAGNLDTVDKMHPALRSRIRGYGYEVYMRTTMPDTLENRKKLVQFVAQEVMRDGKIPHFTREAVEEIVREAQKRAGRKGHLTLRLRDLGGIVRAAGDIAVKKGRKYVEREDVIEAVRMAKPLEKQLADWYIERKKEYQVIKAEGKGIGRVNGLAVIGEQSGIVLPIEAVVAPAASKEEGKIIVTGKLGEIAKEAVQNVSAIIKRYKGEDISRYDIHVQFLQTYEGVEGDSASISVATAVISALEEIPIRQDVAMTGSLSVLGEVLPIGGATPKIEAAIEAGIKTVIIPKANEKDVFLSKDKAEKIQIFPVETIDQVLEIALVDNERKDELLRRIREALPLSL; this is encoded by the coding sequence ATGGGGGACAAAGAAAAGATTGAAGAGGCCCTGGCCCCCAGGGAGTACGGCGAGAGCCTGGAGCTGGGCGTGGATTTTAGCACCACAGAGGAGATCAAGGTTCCGGAGAAGCTAATAGACCAGGTCATCGGTCAGGAGCATGCCGTCGAGGTCATCAGAACCGCGGCAAACCAGAAGAGGCACGTCCTTTTAATCGGAGAGCCCGGAACCGGTAAGTCCATGCTCGGTCAAGCCATGGCGGAGCTTCTCCCGACGGAGAACCTCGAGGACATACTGGTCTTCCCGAACCAGGAAGACGAGAATATGCCCAAGATAAAGACCGTCCCCGCCTGTCAGGGAAGAAGAATAATTGAGAAGTACCGGGAGAAGGCCAAGGGCCAGGAGAGTATAAAATCGTACATCCTCCTGTTCGTTATGTTCACCGTCATGCTCGCTCTCTTCATAGACTTCAACGCGACGACGCTGCTTATGGGTCTCTTTGTCGTCATACTCACTATAATGGCGCTCTCCAACATGCGCCTCAAGGGCTCCGTTCTCGTTCCGAAGCTTCTCGTGGACAACTGCGGCAGGACCAAGGCGCCGTTCATCGATGCCACGGGCGCTCACGCGGGTGCGCTCCTCGGCGACGTCAGGCACGACCCGTTCCAGAGCGGCGGGCTCGGCACCCCTGCCCACGAGAGGGTGGAGCCGGGAATGATACACCGCGCCCATAAGGGAGTCTTGTTCATAGACGAGGTGGCGACACTGAGCCTCAAGATGCAGCAGAGCCTCCTCACCGCGATGCAGGAGAAGAGGTTCCCGATAACCGGTCAGAGTGAGATGTCGAGCGGTGCAATGGTCAGGACCGAGCCTGTCCCGTGTGACTTCGTCCTCGTCGCGGCTGGAAACCTTGACACCGTTGACAAGATGCACCCCGCCCTGCGCTCCCGTATTAGGGGTTACGGTTACGAGGTTTACATGCGCACGACGATGCCGGACACCTTGGAGAACAGGAAGAAGCTCGTCCAGTTCGTCGCACAGGAGGTAATGCGCGACGGAAAGATACCCCACTTCACCAGAGAGGCCGTTGAGGAGATAGTCAGGGAGGCCCAGAAGAGGGCCGGCAGAAAGGGACACCTCACCCTCCGCCTCCGCGACCTCGGTGGTATCGTTAGAGCCGCGGGGGACATAGCCGTAAAGAAGGGCAGGAAGTACGTCGAGAGGGAGGACGTGATAGAGGCCGTCAGAATGGCGAAGCCGCTCGAGAAGCAACTCGCCGACTGGTACATCGAGAGGAAGAAGGAGTACCAGGTCATCAAGGCGGAGGGCAAGGGAATCGGTCGCGTGAACGGTCTCGCCGTCATAGGCGAGCAGAGCGGTATAGTCCTGCCGATAGAGGCGGTCGTCGCCCCCGCTGCCAGCAAGGAGGAGGGTAAGATTATAGTCACCGGAAAGCTGGGGGAGATAGCGAAGGAAGCCGTGCAGAACGTCTCGGCGATAATCAAGCGCTACAAGGGCGAGGACATAAGCCGCTACGATATACACGTCCAGTTCCTCCAGACCTACGAGGGTGTCGAGGGCGACTCGGCGAGCATAAGCGTGGCCACCGCGGTTATATCCGCGCTGGAGGAGATACCGATAAGGCAGGACGTTGCCATGACCGGCTCGCTCAGCGTCCTCGGTGAGGTGCTCCCGATTGGAGGTGCCACGCCGAAGATAGAGGCCGCAATCGAGGCGGGCATAAAGACCGTCATAATCCCCAAGGCCAACGAGAAGGACGTCTTCCTCAGCAAGGACAAGGCGGAGAAGATACAGATATTCCCGGTCGAGACCATCGACCAGGTCCTCGAGATTGCCCTCGTGGACAACGAGAGGAAGGATGAGCTTCTCAGGCGTATAAGGGAGGCTCTCCCGCTTTCCCTCTGA
- a CDS encoding DUF2666 family protein: MKVEDQIVFTAHHGNWKVADRLLDMDDEKVAHFIASIANTVNAKIPEYLTEVMNVAGIASLAEELAQKNLSDAIVALKSPGTARKLGQLVFEDDKKLRKHLVDVAKALLVREVLSKKVPVDYPEEPLSEVRIVFPYNEDHVNFTAFHLSADHGKWRAVRRLIIDDKTPMADVARLLASINESIALKLPVYAGIDVSGIDAWFGEFKKVKKAEIPAVVEKYMHFPAENYAPRPFVEHARVYALRKALEKIGLPLDVPAKSLEKYLEKK; encoded by the coding sequence ATGAAGGTAGAGGATCAGATAGTGTTTACGGCGCATCACGGGAACTGGAAGGTGGCGGACAGGCTCCTTGACATGGACGATGAGAAAGTGGCCCACTTCATAGCGAGCATCGCCAACACGGTCAACGCGAAGATACCTGAGTACCTCACGGAGGTCATGAACGTCGCGGGAATAGCGAGCCTCGCCGAAGAGCTGGCGCAGAAGAACCTGAGCGATGCCATTGTGGCGCTCAAATCTCCGGGAACCGCCAGAAAGCTGGGTCAGCTCGTCTTCGAGGACGACAAGAAGCTCAGAAAGCACCTCGTTGACGTGGCCAAGGCGCTCCTCGTCAGGGAGGTTCTCTCCAAGAAAGTCCCCGTGGACTACCCCGAAGAGCCGCTGAGCGAGGTCAGGATAGTCTTCCCGTACAACGAGGACCACGTCAACTTCACGGCGTTCCACCTCAGCGCGGATCACGGCAAGTGGAGAGCTGTTAGGAGACTCATCATAGACGACAAGACGCCGATGGCGGATGTCGCAAGGCTCCTCGCAAGCATAAACGAGAGCATAGCCCTGAAGCTCCCCGTCTATGCGGGCATCGATGTGAGCGGGATAGACGCGTGGTTCGGGGAGTTCAAGAAGGTCAAAAAGGCCGAGATTCCGGCCGTCGTTGAGAAGTACATGCACTTCCCGGCCGAGAACTATGCCCCCAGGCCGTTCGTTGAGCATGCACGTGTTTACGCCCTGAGGAAGGCCCTGGAGAAGATAGGCCTGCCCCTCGATGTCCCGGCCAAGAGCCTTGAGAAGTACCTGGAGAAGAAGTGA
- a CDS encoding helix-turn-helix transcriptional regulator, with protein sequence MKVRDVLGKLDEKQKRTVMQCFETCSIPDLDREVDIHIDDETMKFLKAISNPLRFRILKLLKDNWMCVCLISKILEQDQTLVSHHLRTLKALNLIEERKEGKMHFYRTNKDVLEEYLTKVREGLV encoded by the coding sequence ATGAAGGTGCGTGACGTCCTGGGCAAGCTGGACGAGAAGCAGAAGAGGACAGTGATGCAGTGTTTTGAGACATGCAGCATCCCAGACCTCGACAGGGAAGTGGACATCCACATTGATGACGAAACGATGAAGTTCCTCAAGGCGATATCCAACCCCCTGAGGTTCAGGATACTCAAGCTTCTAAAGGACAACTGGATGTGCGTGTGCCTGATATCCAAGATACTCGAACAGGATCAGACGCTGGTCAGCCACCACCTCCGTACCCTCAAAGCCTTGAACCTGATCGAGGAGCGTAAGGAGGGCAAGATGCACTTCTACAGAACCAACAAAGATGTGCTTGAAGAGTACCTTACAAAGGTCCGTGAGGGGCTGGTGTGA